The following is a genomic window from Nitrospira sp..
CGGAGTATGCCAAGAAGATTGCGGCGGCCGCGCAAGCGGTGGCGCAGAAGGATGGCTATCACGCGATTCTCGACAAGGGCAGCGATGCCATGGTCCGGATCGTCCTGTACCATCAGCCTGCGTTGGATGTGACGGATCGGATTGTAAAAGAGTTCGATAGTCAGAATAAGTAGCGGTGGCGTGACGGGGAACAGAGGAGGCAACGGCATGGCAGTGATGGAACAGGCAGAGATTCAAGCATTACTCCCGCACCGGTATCCGTTTTTGTTGGTCGATCGGGTGCTGGAGTTGGATCCCGACCGCCGAATCGTGGCGATTAAGAATGTGACGATCAACGAGCCCTTCTTTCAAGGCCATTTCCCTGGGCGGCCGGTGATGCCGGGCGTGCTGATTCTGGAAGCGATGGCGCAGGTCGGCGGTGTGCTGGCGTTTAAGTCCGTGCAGGTGACCGGCCGGCCGGTCGTGTATCTGACCGGCATCGATAGCGCGAAGTTCCGGAAGCCGGTGGTGCCGGGGGACCGCCTGCGGTTCGAGGTGGATGTGGTCAAGAAGCGAGCGCCTTTTTGGAAGATGCAGGCCAAGGCCTATGTCGACGACGATGTGGTGTGCGAGGCGGAAGTGACGGCGATGGTGACGGAAGAGAAGACGGAGTCGCGCCCATAACGGGCCATTTGCGGAGGTCTGGTGTGCAGATTCATGCGACAGCAATAGTGCATCCGGGTGCGAAATTGGCGGACGATGTGGTCGTCGGACCGTTTTGTCTGGTCGGCGAGCATGTCTCGATCGGGAAGGGGACCAAGCTGCTCTCCCATGTGACGGTCGATGGGTGGACCGAGATCGGCGAGCGGAACGAGCTGCATCCCTTCTCGTCCATCGGCGGCCCGCCTCAGCATTTAGGCTATAAGGGTGAACCGACCAAGGTCGTCATTGGCGACGACAATATTCTGCGGGAATATGTCACGGTTAATCGCGCCACGGTGCCAGGCGGGGGACTCACCTCCGTCGGCAATAAAAACTTTTTGATGGCGTACGTGCATGTCGCCCACGATTGCCGTCTAGGGAATCATCTGATTCTGGCGAATGCCGCTAGTCTGGCTGGGCATATCACTATCGGCGATCATGCCATCATTGGCGGGTTGACGGGCGTGCATCAGTTCGTGCGCATCGGTGCCTATGCCATGGTGGGCGGGTGCTGCGGCGTCGTGCAGGATGTGCCGCCGTTTATGCGGGCGGCCGGCGGATATCGGTCGAAACTCTACGGATTGAACTCGATCGGACTGCGCCGCCACGGATTTTCCAATGAGAGGATCTCGGTATTGAAGAAGGCTTACGACCTGTTGTTCCGCGAGGGCCATCGATCCGCCGAAGCGATCAAACTGGCCCGGGCGGAGTTCAAGGATCAGGCGGACGTCGCCCAGATCCTGACCTTCATGGAAGCCACCAAGCGTGGCATTTCCCGTTCGATCGGGAAGGACCAGGGCGATGAGGATGAATCCGCGTGACCACCGCAATGCCCACTGACGATAAGCGTATCGGGCTGATCGCCGGGAACGGCCGCTTTCCGATTATCTTTGCCGACAATGCCAAGAAGATGGGGTATTTCGTGTCGGCCGTCGCCCATATCGGCGAAGCGGAACCTGAGCTGGAGCAGCATGTCGATAGCATCCATTGGGTGAAGATCGGCCAGCTCGGCAAGCTGATCAATGCCTTCAAGAGCGACAACGTCCGGCGCGTCGTCATGCTCGGTGGGGTCAAGAAGACCCATGTCTTTACAACGGTGCGGCCGGATTTTAGGGCGCTCGCGCTCTTTGCGCGGGTAGCGCTTTGGAAGGACGACGATATCCTTCGTGAGATTGCCGCGGAGATCGAGGGGGAAGGGATTACGATCTGCGAGTCTACCTTCGGGCTTGAAGGCATTCTGGTCGAAGAAGGGAGTCTGGCCTCTCGCGAACCTACAAAAAAAGAGTGGGAGAATATCCGGTACGGCTGGGAGATGGCGTATGAAATTGGCCGTCTGGACATTGGGCAATGCGTGGTCATCAAAGATAAAGTCGTGGTGGCCGTGGAAGCGGTTGAGGGTACCGATGGCGCGATCAAGCGGGGCGGCGAATTGGCGAAAGAGGGAGCGGTTGTCGTGAAGCGCTGCAAGCCGCAGCAGGATCTTCGATTCGATCTGCCGGCCATCGGCCCGCGTACCATCGAAGTCATGGCGTCGGTGAACGCGACGGTCTTGGCCGTCGAAGCCGGGCGAACCGTCATGCTGGATCGGGAGCTGTTGTTGGAGAAGGCACGTCAGGCCGGTATTGCGGTAGTCGGGATCAAGCATCTTGAACCGATCAAATCGTAAGTGAGCGAGAGGACAGGCCTTCAGTGAAAGATTTGCGGGCAGGCGTCATCGGTGTCGGCCATCTGGGGCAGCACCATGCGCGTCTCTATGCGTCCATCCCCGGTGTGACACTCGTCGGCGTCACCGATCAGAGCCCCGAACGCGCGCAAGAAATCGCCAGCCGGCACGCGGCGCAATCCTATCGCCATTTCGAAGACCTCTTGAACGATGTCGATCTCGTCAGTGTCGCCGTGCCGACTTCTT
Proteins encoded in this region:
- a CDS encoding hypothetical protein (Evidence 5 : Unknown function; MaGe:77310223) — protein: MLRRAADGREGMQLVPLADLGPPIDRHMGEQLGPLPDRDMLADQTKRSDDHIVRQFRTRMHYCCRMNLHTRPPQMARYGRDSVFSSVTIAVTSASHTTSSST
- a CDS encoding putative UDP-2,3-diacylglucosamine pyrophosphatase LpxI (Evidence 3 : Putative function from multiple computational evidences; MaGe:77310224), with the protein product MTTAMPTDDKRIGLIAGNGRFPIIFADNAKKMGYFVSAVAHIGEAEPELEQHVDSIHWVKIGQLGKLINAFKSDNVRRVVMLGGVKKTHVFTTVRPDFRALALFARVALWKDDDILREIAAEIEGEGITICESTFGLEGILVEEGSLASREPTKKEWENIRYGWEMAYEIGRLDIGQCVVIKDKVVVAVEAVEGTDGAIKRGGELAKEGAVVVKRCKPQQDLRFDLPAIGPRTIEVMASVNATVLAVEAGRTVMLDRELLLEKARQAGIAVVGIKHLEPIKS